In a single window of the Pontibacter russatus genome:
- a CDS encoding carbohydrate-binding family 9-like protein, with product MKKIDAPLLPRLHKDSPLRLVAEALDALPRHEMAEEPWPDAQEKPTVGFAIGYNGDCIFLKYYVQERTVRATYLNTNDPVYKDSCVEFFVAFDGAQAYYNLEFNRLGTCLAGFGPDRHDRRLLPEQAVSQIRRWGTMGEVDAGTKRAAWQLTLAIPAEVFTEHRLQDFQGTMARANFYKCGDDLPEPHFLAWNRIQAPQPDFHLPAFFGELRFL from the coding sequence ATGAAGAAGATAGACGCCCCCTTGTTGCCCCGTCTGCACAAAGACAGCCCGCTTCGGCTCGTTGCGGAGGCGCTGGACGCGCTTCCCAGGCACGAAATGGCCGAGGAACCGTGGCCGGACGCGCAGGAGAAGCCAACGGTTGGTTTTGCGATCGGTTATAACGGGGATTGTATCTTTCTCAAGTACTATGTGCAGGAGCGCACGGTGCGGGCCACGTACCTGAACACCAACGACCCGGTATATAAAGACAGCTGCGTAGAGTTTTTCGTGGCTTTCGACGGAGCGCAGGCCTATTACAACCTGGAGTTCAACCGCCTGGGCACCTGTCTGGCGGGCTTCGGCCCGGACCGGCACGACCGCAGGCTGTTGCCGGAGCAAGCAGTTTCGCAAATCAGGCGCTGGGGCACCATGGGGGAAGTTGATGCCGGTACCAAACGCGCGGCCTGGCAGCTTACGCTGGCCATACCCGCAGAAGTTTTTACCGAGCACCGGCTCCAGGACTTCCAGGGTACCATGGCCAGGGCAAACTTCTACAAGTGCGGCGATGACCTGCCGGAGCCGCACTTCCTGGCGTGGAACCGCATTCAGGCGCCACAGCCCGATTTCCACTTGCCTGCATTTTTCGGAGAGTTGAGGTTTCTGTAG
- a CDS encoding sialidase family protein → MMIRAVLAFSFFLSALFTQAQQQDVPVFVSGEGGHKSYRIPAIIALPGGDLLAFAEGRVHGAADFGDVNIVMKRSSDKGKTWSELQTVVDYDTLQAGNAAPVVDLTDPAYPKGRVFLFYNTGNAHEHEVRSGKGLREVWYITSADNGKTWSEPENITAQVHRPNMPAANPAYAFKEDWRAYANTPGHATQFADGKYKGRIYIAANHSEGEPKQSAEDYFAHGFYTDDHGKTFKISETVPESGGNEAMATELTDGKLMMNIRNQQGDVRARIVAVSSDGGATWDTTYFDQQLPDPVNQGSILTVGEKKGMAIVAFSNAADTQRRDNLTLRISYDEGKTWPEQHVIAKSQNGAKDYAAYSDIVKLGKKKVGVLYEKDGYQQIVFQVVKWR, encoded by the coding sequence ATGATGATTCGAGCAGTTCTGGCTTTTTCTTTTTTTCTTTCCGCGCTGTTTACGCAGGCGCAGCAGCAGGATGTCCCTGTTTTTGTTTCCGGGGAAGGGGGGCACAAGTCCTATCGCATCCCCGCCATCATTGCCCTCCCCGGCGGCGACCTGCTGGCCTTTGCGGAGGGGAGGGTACACGGCGCGGCCGACTTCGGGGACGTGAACATCGTGATGAAGCGCAGCTCGGACAAAGGCAAAACCTGGTCGGAACTGCAGACCGTGGTGGATTATGACACCCTCCAGGCGGGCAACGCCGCCCCTGTGGTGGATTTGACAGACCCCGCATATCCGAAGGGAAGGGTTTTCCTTTTCTATAACACGGGCAATGCCCACGAGCATGAGGTGCGCAGCGGCAAGGGGCTTCGCGAAGTGTGGTATATCACCTCCGCCGACAACGGCAAGACCTGGTCGGAGCCGGAGAACATCACAGCGCAGGTACACCGCCCGAATATGCCCGCTGCCAATCCGGCGTACGCGTTCAAAGAAGACTGGCGCGCCTACGCCAACACCCCCGGCCACGCCACGCAGTTCGCCGACGGGAAGTACAAGGGCAGGATATATATAGCCGCCAACCACTCAGAGGGCGAGCCGAAGCAATCGGCAGAAGACTATTTCGCCCACGGCTTTTACACCGACGACCACGGAAAAACATTTAAAATCAGCGAAACGGTGCCGGAATCCGGTGGCAACGAGGCGATGGCCACCGAACTGACAGACGGTAAATTGATGATGAACATCCGCAACCAGCAGGGCGATGTGCGCGCCCGCATCGTGGCTGTCAGCAGCGACGGAGGCGCCACCTGGGACACCACCTACTTCGACCAGCAACTGCCCGACCCGGTGAACCAGGGAAGCATCCTTACCGTCGGGGAGAAGAAAGGCATGGCCATCGTCGCTTTCAGCAACGCCGCCGACACCCAGCGCCGCGACAACCTGACCCTGCGCATCAGCTACGACGAGGGCAAAACGTGGCCGGAGCAGCACGTCATCGCCAAAAGCCAAAACGGGGCGAAAGACTACGCCGCCTACTCCGATATCGTGAAATTAGGAAAGAAGAAGGTAGGGGTGCTGTATGAGAAAGACGGTTACCAGCAGATCGTGTTCCAGGTGGTGAAGTGGAGGTAG
- a CDS encoding Gfo/Idh/MocA family protein: MNNNRREFLKLSGLAGLGIAGSGLLGGCATAEQQQSNLAAIEQQAKRKHTQRFNMSGYRAPKLDKVRIGFVGLGMRGPGAVNRMSRIEGVEIMALCDLIPERAEAMKKKLQEAGTAHNPTLYSGREDSWKEMCLRTDIDLIYITTPWHLHTPIAVYAMEHDKHAATEVPAAVTMEECWQLVETSERTRKHCMMLENCCYDFFEILTLNMARQGYFGEIIHGEGAYIHQLVDLNFSKEGYQDMWRLKENLTRNGNLYPTHGLGPICQIMNINRGDVMDYLTAVQSDDFQMFEEAKKRAASDPFYDKFEQDTYRGNMNTTSIRTKKGRTMMIQHDVTSPRPYSRIHLVSGTKGMARKWPEQKLSKGHEGWLSEQEVKALEEQYTPEIVQKIGEMAKKIGGHGGMDFMMDWRLIDCLRNGLPLDQDVYDAASWTAVGLLSEWSVANRSNSIDVPDFTAGAWQTNAPVSLSLAGGGTTNVIVQ; this comes from the coding sequence ATGAACAACAACCGCAGAGAATTTTTGAAGCTTTCGGGCCTGGCGGGCCTGGGCATAGCCGGCTCCGGCCTGCTGGGAGGCTGCGCCACAGCGGAGCAGCAGCAGTCAAACCTGGCCGCCATCGAGCAGCAGGCGAAGCGCAAGCACACGCAGCGCTTCAACATGAGCGGCTACCGCGCGCCCAAACTCGACAAGGTCCGCATCGGGTTTGTGGGCCTGGGCATGCGGGGGCCGGGTGCCGTAAACCGCATGAGCCGCATCGAGGGCGTGGAGATCATGGCGCTCTGCGACCTGATACCGGAGCGGGCGGAAGCCATGAAGAAAAAGCTGCAGGAGGCGGGCACCGCCCATAACCCCACGCTGTACTCGGGCCGCGAGGACTCCTGGAAAGAGATGTGCCTCCGGACAGACATCGACCTTATCTATATCACCACGCCCTGGCACCTGCACACCCCCATCGCCGTGTACGCCATGGAGCACGACAAGCACGCCGCCACGGAGGTGCCCGCGGCCGTGACCATGGAAGAGTGCTGGCAGTTGGTGGAGACCTCGGAGCGCACCCGCAAGCACTGCATGATGCTGGAGAACTGCTGCTACGACTTCTTCGAGATCTTGACGCTGAACATGGCCCGCCAGGGCTATTTCGGGGAGATCATCCACGGCGAGGGCGCTTATATCCACCAGTTGGTGGACCTGAACTTCTCCAAGGAAGGCTACCAGGACATGTGGCGCCTGAAGGAGAACCTGACCCGCAACGGCAACCTGTACCCCACCCACGGCCTCGGCCCCATCTGCCAGATCATGAACATCAACCGCGGCGACGTGATGGACTATCTGACGGCGGTGCAGAGCGATGACTTCCAGATGTTTGAGGAGGCGAAGAAGCGGGCAGCGTCCGATCCGTTTTACGACAAGTTCGAGCAGGACACCTACCGGGGCAACATGAACACCACCTCCATCCGCACCAAGAAAGGCAGGACGATGATGATCCAGCACGATGTCACCTCCCCCCGCCCCTACTCCCGCATCCACCTGGTGAGCGGCACGAAGGGCATGGCCCGCAAGTGGCCCGAGCAGAAGCTATCGAAAGGCCACGAAGGCTGGCTTTCGGAGCAGGAGGTGAAGGCCCTGGAGGAGCAGTACACGCCGGAGATTGTGCAGAAAATAGGTGAGATGGCCAAAAAGATCGGCGGCCACGGCGGCATGGACTTCATGATGGACTGGCGCCTGATTGACTGCCTGCGCAACGGCCTGCCGCTTGACCAGGACGTGTACGATGCGGCCTCCTGGACAGCCGTGGGCCTGCTGAGCGAGTGGTCGGTGGCCAACCGCTCCAACTCCATCGACGTGCCCGACTTCACGGCCGGCGCCTGGCAAACCAACGCCCCTGTCAGCCTCTCGCTGGCCGGAGGCGGCACCACCAACGTGATCGTGCAATAG
- a CDS encoding family 20 glycosylhydrolase: MKRLTLLLLFLVSTATAQVKPVQLADSLFSTYYHQRATLFKSLPYTQGDIIFLGNSISDGGEWSELFADGRMKNRGISGDNSAGVLHRLEEVALRKPAKVFLLIGTNDLARNISADSLLKNMFWIADYLKEKTLATQLYVQSILPVNERFNKFGGHTSKGDLIRKVNAQLQAGASKHGYISLDLHTPFSDNTGRLNARYTNDGLHLNGDGYAFWKHLIYDEVYDLQQKPSIIPAPQQLQWKEDAFPLYQSKSIVVRDTALKKEAARLQAMLAEKGLRVDIKDRAVPNEPYIALALEKTEAPRLAEEAYTLLVNKDRATIKANTAHGIFNGIQTLGQLMRDAAYIPGCEVRDWPAFSWRGYMVDVGRNYQSMEMLKEQIDVMARYKLNIFHFHPTEDIAWRLEVPRYPQLTAPEHMLRNKGAYYTVAEIQELIKYCKDRHITFVPEIDMPGHSAAFTRAMGVDMQSEEGLAILKDILNDFCDTYDVPYVHIGGDEVEITNRDFLPQVTEWLHERGKQTIGWEPGGNLDKATIRQLWMQDGATNPDNTYIDSRHLYLNHVDPLEAVTTIFNRQIGDREAGDSTVLGGTLCVWHDRNVLKQEDVLQMNPVYPGMLTFAERSWKGGGHPGWITNVQADQTERLQEFREFENRLLDHQELYFEGKPFPYAAQADIKWKLYGPYKNKGELSTSFAPEKKSFKGKKPAAEAVGGTVVLRHFWHPLVTGVLEKAEENNTWYATTRFWSDVDTTGHFWIGFQNLSRSQNSDTPAKGAWDNKGSAIYLNGKAIAPPAWKRAGQQGNSEIPLLDEGYEYRAPIAVPVKRGWNTVLVKLPVGSFKGRDWHNPVKWMFTFVPVSISDL; encoded by the coding sequence ATGAAAAGACTCACGCTTTTACTTTTGTTCCTAGTCAGTACCGCTACCGCGCAGGTAAAGCCTGTGCAACTGGCGGACAGTTTGTTCTCCACCTATTACCACCAGCGGGCAACCCTGTTTAAAAGCCTGCCATATACCCAGGGAGATATTATTTTCCTGGGCAACAGCATCAGCGACGGCGGCGAGTGGAGCGAACTGTTTGCCGACGGCAGAATGAAGAACCGGGGCATCAGCGGCGATAATTCTGCCGGGGTGCTGCATCGCCTTGAAGAGGTGGCACTGCGCAAGCCAGCAAAGGTCTTCCTGCTGATAGGCACCAACGACCTGGCCCGGAATATATCGGCGGACAGCCTGCTGAAAAACATGTTCTGGATAGCTGATTACCTGAAGGAGAAGACACTGGCCACCCAGCTATATGTCCAGAGCATCCTGCCGGTGAACGAGCGCTTTAATAAGTTTGGCGGCCACACCAGCAAAGGAGATCTCATCAGGAAAGTAAACGCGCAGCTTCAGGCAGGCGCCTCCAAACATGGCTATATATCCCTCGACCTTCATACGCCTTTCTCAGACAACACCGGCAGACTCAACGCCCGGTACACCAACGACGGCCTGCACCTGAACGGCGACGGTTACGCTTTCTGGAAGCACCTGATCTATGACGAGGTGTATGACCTGCAGCAAAAGCCCTCCATTATACCCGCGCCCCAGCAACTGCAGTGGAAGGAAGACGCATTCCCCCTTTACCAGAGTAAGTCCATCGTTGTGCGTGATACCGCTCTGAAAAAAGAGGCAGCGCGGTTACAGGCCATGCTCGCGGAAAAGGGGCTGCGGGTAGATATAAAAGACAGGGCCGTCCCAAACGAACCATATATAGCCTTGGCGCTGGAAAAAACGGAAGCGCCCCGCCTTGCAGAAGAGGCCTACACATTGTTGGTGAACAAAGACAGGGCGACGATCAAAGCCAACACGGCGCACGGTATCTTCAATGGCATACAGACGCTCGGCCAGCTTATGCGCGATGCGGCCTATATACCCGGTTGTGAGGTGCGCGACTGGCCAGCATTCAGTTGGAGGGGCTATATGGTGGACGTGGGCAGGAACTACCAGTCGATGGAGATGCTGAAGGAGCAGATTGACGTGATGGCCCGGTATAAACTCAACATCTTCCACTTCCACCCGACCGAGGACATTGCCTGGCGACTGGAGGTGCCCCGCTACCCGCAACTGACCGCCCCGGAGCATATGTTGCGCAACAAAGGGGCCTACTACACCGTGGCCGAGATACAGGAACTGATCAAATACTGCAAAGACCGCCACATCACCTTTGTGCCCGAGATTGACATGCCGGGCCACAGTGCCGCCTTCACCCGGGCCATGGGCGTGGACATGCAAAGCGAGGAGGGGCTGGCGATACTAAAGGACATCCTGAATGATTTCTGCGACACCTACGACGTGCCTTATGTGCATATAGGAGGCGATGAGGTGGAGATCACGAACAGGGACTTCCTACCCCAGGTCACGGAGTGGCTGCACGAGAGGGGCAAGCAGACCATCGGCTGGGAGCCGGGCGGCAACCTGGACAAAGCCACCATTCGCCAGCTGTGGATGCAGGACGGCGCCACCAACCCCGACAATACCTATATCGACTCCCGCCACCTTTACCTCAACCACGTGGACCCGCTGGAGGCAGTTACTACCATTTTCAACCGCCAGATCGGCGACAGGGAGGCAGGGGACAGCACGGTACTGGGCGGCACCCTCTGCGTGTGGCACGACCGGAACGTGCTGAAGCAGGAGGACGTACTGCAGATGAACCCGGTTTATCCGGGGATGCTGACCTTTGCTGAGCGCAGTTGGAAAGGCGGCGGCCATCCCGGCTGGATCACCAACGTCCAGGCCGATCAGACAGAGCGGCTGCAGGAGTTCCGGGAATTCGAGAACCGGCTGCTGGATCATCAGGAATTATATTTTGAGGGCAAGCCCTTCCCATATGCCGCGCAGGCAGATATAAAGTGGAAGCTGTACGGGCCTTACAAGAATAAAGGAGAACTCTCTACTTCGTTTGCCCCGGAGAAGAAATCCTTCAAAGGTAAAAAGCCCGCCGCTGAGGCAGTGGGAGGCACCGTGGTGCTGCGCCACTTCTGGCACCCGCTGGTAACAGGTGTATTGGAGAAAGCGGAGGAGAACAACACCTGGTATGCCACCACCCGGTTCTGGAGCGATGTGGATACCACAGGCCACTTCTGGATCGGCTTCCAGAACCTTTCCCGCTCCCAGAACTCCGACACGCCCGCAAAGGGAGCCTGGGACAACAAGGGCAGCGCCATATACCTGAACGGCAAGGCCATCGCGCCACCCGCATGGAAGCGGGCAGGGCAGCAGGGTAACTCCGAAATACCGCTTCTTGATGAAGGGTATGAGTACCGTGCGCCCATAGCTGTTCCCGTAAAAAGAGGCTGGAACACCGTGCTGGTGAAGCTGCCGGTGGGAAGCTTCAAGGGAAGGGACTGGCACAACCCCGTGAAGTGGATGTTCACATTTGTGCCGGTAAGTATTTCGGATTTGTAA
- a CDS encoding sulfatase family protein: MRHRTYINTSFFLLLVALLVAPLAHAQQPNVILIYADDLGYGDLSCYGATKISTPHIDRLAAQGIRFTNGHSTSATCTPSRYALMTGEYPWRRPGTSILPGNAALIVPTDKATLPGVFKKAGYRTAIVGKWHLGLGDAIEKNWNSGITPGPNEVGFDYSFIFPATADRVPTVFMENHRVVGLDPADPIQVNYAAKVGSDPTGSENPELLKMKASPNHGHDNTIVNGIGRIGYMSGGKKARWTDEEVPLTFLQKAKDFIGENEKKPFFLFYSLTEPHVPRMPATVFKGKSDLGYRGDVILQLDWAVGEILKELEHLGISKNTLIVFTSDNGPVLDDGYEDGAVTQQNGHMPAVPLRGGKYSAFEGGTRVPWIVSWPGSIKPGKSDALVSQVDLLASFAALLRQPLAETDAPDSHDLMKALLGKTDRGRDVLVQQGGALAVVKDNWKYIEPNKGPSYNKLTGIELGNAAEPQLYDLSKDIGEQRNLAARHPDKVQELARLLKEIKEAGRSR; this comes from the coding sequence ATGCGACATCGGACATATATAAACACAAGCTTTTTTCTGTTGCTGGTCGCTCTCTTGGTGGCGCCGCTGGCGCATGCGCAGCAGCCGAATGTTATCCTGATTTACGCGGACGACCTGGGGTACGGTGACCTGAGCTGCTATGGCGCCACAAAAATCTCGACACCCCATATTGATAGACTGGCCGCGCAGGGCATCCGTTTCACCAACGGCCACTCCACCTCCGCCACCTGCACGCCTTCCCGCTATGCCCTGATGACGGGCGAGTATCCCTGGCGGAGGCCGGGAACCAGCATTCTGCCGGGCAACGCCGCCCTGATCGTGCCCACCGATAAGGCCACCTTGCCGGGCGTGTTCAAAAAAGCTGGCTATAGGACGGCTATCGTCGGCAAGTGGCATTTGGGCCTGGGCGATGCCATAGAAAAGAACTGGAACAGCGGCATCACACCCGGTCCCAATGAGGTGGGCTTCGACTACTCCTTTATCTTTCCCGCCACAGCCGACAGGGTGCCCACCGTGTTCATGGAGAACCACCGCGTGGTGGGGCTCGATCCGGCAGACCCGATACAGGTAAACTACGCGGCGAAAGTCGGCAGCGACCCAACAGGCAGCGAGAACCCGGAGCTATTGAAGATGAAGGCCTCGCCGAACCACGGGCATGACAACACCATCGTCAACGGTATTGGCCGCATTGGCTATATGAGCGGGGGGAAGAAAGCGAGATGGACTGATGAGGAAGTGCCGCTCACGTTTCTGCAAAAAGCAAAGGACTTCATCGGCGAAAATGAGAAAAAGCCCTTCTTCCTGTTCTACTCCCTCACCGAGCCGCACGTGCCGCGTATGCCAGCCACTGTTTTCAAAGGGAAGAGTGACCTGGGCTACCGGGGCGATGTGATCCTGCAGTTGGATTGGGCGGTGGGCGAGATTCTGAAAGAACTCGAGCACCTGGGCATTTCGAAAAACACCCTCATTGTCTTTACCAGCGATAACGGCCCGGTGCTGGACGATGGCTACGAGGACGGGGCTGTTACGCAACAAAACGGACATATGCCTGCCGTCCCGCTCCGCGGCGGAAAGTACAGCGCTTTTGAGGGAGGCACCCGGGTACCCTGGATCGTGAGCTGGCCGGGCAGCATAAAACCAGGCAAGTCTGATGCGCTGGTTTCACAGGTCGATTTACTGGCGTCCTTCGCCGCCCTGCTACGCCAGCCGCTGGCAGAGACGGACGCACCTGACAGCCATGACCTGATGAAGGCGTTGCTGGGGAAAACGGACAGGGGCAGAGACGTTCTGGTGCAGCAGGGCGGCGCGCTGGCTGTTGTGAAAGACAACTGGAAGTATATAGAGCCAAATAAGGGCCCCTCCTATAACAAACTGACGGGGATTGAGTTGGGAAATGCCGCGGAGCCGCAGCTATATGACCTGAGCAAGGACATCGGGGAGCAGCGCAACCTGGCAGCCCGTCATCCGGACAAGGTACAGGAACTCGCCCGCTTACTCAAAGAGATAAAAGAAGCGGGCAGGAGCAGGTAG
- a CDS encoding LacI family DNA-binding transcriptional regulator has translation MSKPTARIKDIAEKANVSTGTVDRVLHDRGRVADDVRQRVLKIARELDYKPNLLARALVSNKTYLIAALMPDPTVAIYWQAPLDGISKAEEELGQYGLHVTQFIFDPYDAESFSRAADKVAASTFDGLLIAPIFYRQSLAYFNKWKRQGIPFVLINTHIPDYEPLMYIGQDSYQSGLLAGKLLHYGCRGKATFVVAHIEEDVQNSSHLIHKEQGFKDYFSQHNLPETHRVLPVDLQGTARYTIAQQLDKLFEEAANVKGVFVTTSRVNVIAEYLQQKRMEHISLVGYDLLGRNVHYLETGVIDFLINQNPKGQGYWGIHGLADHLIFRKKNSPIKYLPLDIITKENLQYYTGADS, from the coding sequence GTGAGCAAACCCACCGCCAGAATAAAGGACATCGCCGAGAAGGCAAACGTATCGACCGGAACCGTGGACCGCGTGCTGCATGACCGGGGAAGAGTGGCCGACGACGTGCGCCAGCGGGTGCTGAAGATAGCCCGCGAACTGGACTATAAGCCAAACCTCCTGGCCCGCGCTCTGGTCAGCAACAAGACCTACCTCATCGCCGCCCTCATGCCCGACCCCACCGTTGCCATCTACTGGCAGGCGCCCCTGGACGGCATCAGCAAGGCCGAGGAGGAGTTGGGGCAATATGGCCTGCACGTGACGCAGTTTATCTTTGACCCCTACGATGCCGAATCCTTCTCCAGGGCAGCGGACAAGGTAGCCGCCAGCACCTTCGACGGCCTGCTGATCGCACCCATCTTTTACCGGCAGTCGCTGGCTTACTTCAACAAATGGAAGCGGCAGGGCATCCCTTTTGTGCTCATCAACACGCACATCCCCGATTACGAGCCGCTGATGTATATCGGGCAGGACTCTTACCAGAGCGGGCTGTTGGCGGGCAAACTATTGCATTACGGCTGCAGGGGGAAAGCCACTTTTGTGGTTGCCCACATTGAGGAGGATGTGCAGAACTCGTCCCACCTGATTCATAAGGAGCAGGGCTTTAAAGATTATTTCTCGCAGCACAACCTGCCGGAGACGCACCGTGTGCTGCCGGTGGACCTGCAAGGCACTGCCCGGTACACCATTGCGCAGCAACTGGATAAGCTGTTCGAAGAGGCGGCTAATGTAAAGGGGGTGTTTGTAACTACCTCCAGGGTAAATGTCATTGCGGAGTACCTGCAGCAGAAAAGGATGGAGCACATCAGCCTGGTGGGCTATGACCTGCTGGGCAGGAACGTTCATTACCTGGAAACCGGCGTCATAGATTTCCTGATCAACCAGAACCCGAAGGGGCAGGGGTACTGGGGCATACACGGCCTCGCGGATCACCTGATTTTCCGGAAGAAGAACAGCCCGATCAAATATTTGCCGCTGGACATCATCACAAAAGAAAACCTGCAGTACTACACCGGGGCTGACAGCTGA
- a CDS encoding nucleotidyltransferase family protein: protein MHSKPTLLVLAAGMATRYGSLKQVDGFGPNGETIIDYSVHDALRAGFGRVVFVVRKAIEEEFRAAMRRRFPDSLPIDYVAQELDMLPAGFEVPEGRTKPWGTGHAVWVAASSIQEPFAVINGDDFYGYKSFELVADFLRNSTDDNEHGLVGFRLENTLSEHGAVSRGLCEVDREGYLKSVTELTHILHAEGGIVHQEPGAVAGFLSGSETVSMNLMAFKPSVFPHFGQGLREFLAGNGTNLKAEFYLPAVVDGLVKSGTARVKVLQTPEKWFGVTYPEDKAAAVQCILRQVRAGVYPEDLWQALSPQ from the coding sequence ATGCACAGCAAACCCACATTACTTGTACTAGCCGCCGGCATGGCGACGCGCTACGGCAGCCTGAAGCAGGTGGACGGTTTCGGCCCGAACGGCGAGACGATCATCGATTACTCTGTGCATGATGCGCTCAGGGCGGGCTTCGGCAGGGTGGTGTTCGTTGTCCGGAAGGCAATTGAGGAGGAGTTCAGGGCGGCCATGCGGCGCAGGTTCCCGGACTCCCTGCCCATCGACTATGTAGCGCAGGAACTGGACATGCTGCCCGCCGGCTTCGAGGTTCCGGAGGGCAGGACGAAGCCCTGGGGCACCGGGCACGCGGTGTGGGTGGCGGCCTCGAGCATACAAGAACCTTTCGCGGTCATCAACGGCGACGACTTTTACGGGTACAAATCATTTGAACTGGTAGCCGACTTCCTCCGCAACAGCACGGACGACAACGAGCACGGACTTGTCGGCTTCCGGCTGGAGAACACACTTTCGGAGCACGGCGCCGTTTCCAGGGGGCTGTGCGAAGTAGACAGGGAGGGCTACCTGAAATCGGTGACGGAACTGACGCACATCCTGCACGCGGAGGGCGGCATCGTACACCAGGAGCCGGGGGCCGTGGCGGGCTTTCTGAGCGGGAGTGAAACCGTGTCGATGAACCTGATGGCGTTTAAACCCTCCGTGTTCCCCCACTTCGGGCAGGGGCTCCGGGAGTTTCTTGCCGGGAACGGCACAAACCTGAAGGCCGAGTTTTACCTGCCGGCCGTCGTGGACGGGCTCGTGAAGTCCGGAACGGCCCGCGTAAAGGTGCTGCAGACGCCGGAGAAGTGGTTTGGGGTCACCTACCCCGAAGATAAGGCCGCCGCCGTGCAATGTATCCTCCGACAGGTGCGCGCAGGCGTATACCCGGAAGATCTTTGGCAGGCACTTTCTCCACAGTAA
- a CDS encoding sulfatase family protein, producing MKKHLFLLMAGLVLSLAAHAQQKGRQPNILIIVSDDHAYQAISAYGGDKLMETPNIDRIAGEGALFNKAYVTNSICGPSRAVILTGKYSHKNGFRDNENSSFDGSQNTFVKELRKGGYQTAWVGKWHLETDPQGFDYWQILPGQGHYYNPDFLMMDGSRKRIEGYVANVTADVAEEWLERRDKEKPFCLVIGHKATHRTWIPDTADMGMFDEVTFPIPETFHDGYENREAARVQEMSVARDLIMGYDLKMFPDYDSIRDGNITRMNAAQRAKFKAYYKPIYEDLQARNLTGKELGEWKFQRYMRDYLATAASMDRSIGRTLDYLDRNRLTGNTIVIYVSDQGFFLGEHGWFDKRFMYEESFRTPMMMRYPGVVKPGTVSDDFVMNLDIAPTMLDAAGVAIPPDMQGESMLPLLTERNAKGRDAMYYHYYENGEHAVSPHFGIKTKRYKLIRFYKRVESWELYDLQKDPRELDNLYGKKGYEKLTANLKKQLDGLISRYEDGDARQILLHQ from the coding sequence ATGAAGAAGCATTTATTTTTACTGATGGCGGGGCTGGTGCTGAGCCTTGCGGCACACGCGCAGCAAAAAGGCAGGCAGCCCAACATCCTGATCATCGTCTCCGACGACCACGCCTACCAGGCCATCAGCGCCTACGGGGGCGACAAGTTGATGGAGACGCCCAACATCGACCGCATCGCCGGGGAAGGGGCCCTCTTCAACAAAGCCTACGTCACGAACTCTATCTGCGGGCCGAGCCGGGCCGTTATCCTGACGGGGAAGTACAGCCACAAGAACGGCTTCAGGGACAACGAGAACTCCAGCTTCGACGGCAGCCAGAACACCTTCGTGAAAGAGCTGCGCAAAGGGGGGTACCAGACCGCCTGGGTGGGCAAGTGGCACCTGGAGACCGACCCGCAGGGCTTCGACTACTGGCAGATACTCCCCGGCCAGGGGCACTACTATAACCCCGACTTCCTGATGATGGACGGCAGCCGGAAAAGGATAGAAGGCTATGTGGCCAATGTAACGGCCGACGTGGCCGAGGAGTGGCTGGAGAGGCGGGACAAGGAAAAGCCTTTTTGCCTGGTGATCGGCCACAAGGCCACCCACCGCACCTGGATTCCGGACACTGCCGACATGGGCATGTTCGACGAGGTGACCTTCCCAATTCCTGAAACTTTTCACGACGGTTATGAAAACCGGGAGGCGGCCAGGGTGCAGGAGATGTCCGTTGCCCGGGACCTCATCATGGGCTACGACCTGAAGATGTTCCCGGACTATGACAGCATCAGGGACGGCAACATCACCCGCATGAACGCCGCCCAGCGAGCGAAGTTCAAGGCCTATTACAAGCCCATCTACGAAGACCTGCAGGCCCGGAACCTGACAGGGAAGGAACTGGGGGAGTGGAAATTCCAGCGCTACATGCGCGACTACCTGGCCACGGCCGCCTCCATGGACCGCAGCATCGGCCGCACCCTGGACTATCTGGACAGAAACAGACTCACCGGCAACACCATCGTCATCTACGTGTCGGACCAGGGCTTTTTCCTGGGCGAGCACGGCTGGTTCGACAAGCGCTTCATGTACGAGGAGTCGTTCCGCACGCCGATGATGATGCGCTACCCTGGTGTGGTGAAGCCCGGCACGGTGTCGGATGACTTTGTGATGAACCTCGACATCGCCCCAACCATGCTGGATGCGGCCGGTGTCGCCATCCCTCCCGACATGCAGGGGGAGTCGATGCTGCCCCTGCTGACCGAAAGAAATGCGAAAGGCCGCGACGCCATGTATTACCATTACTATGAGAACGGCGAGCATGCCGTGTCGCCTCACTTCGGCATCAAGACCAAACGCTACAAGCTGATCCGCTTTTACAAACGGGTGGAGTCGTGGGAGCTCTACGATCTGCAGAAAGACCCGCGCGAGCTGGACAACCTGTACGGGAAGAAGGGCTACGAGAAGCTCACCGCCAACCTGAAGAAACAGCTCGACGGGCTGATAAGCCGGTATGAGGACGGGGACGCCAGGCAGATACTGCTGCATCAGTAG